The following coding sequences are from one Vicinamibacteria bacterium window:
- a CDS encoding PilZ domain-containing protein, translating into MRPRSLVSLAIYQGYNIPPAYGIVTDISQNGARIESDRILAKGQNVQLRIQFAEESPFEAGGRVRWTRPRASNGDGRTGGGFSGIALESVSPHDTQRLKCLLGSQDFDLNLDRQFDDFLEALRPQLRKLGDALAMRCGRGNGRRG; encoded by the coding sequence GTGCGCCCCCGCAGTCTCGTTTCTCTCGCCATCTACCAGGGCTACAACATCCCTCCTGCCTACGGCATCGTTACCGATATCTCGCAGAACGGCGCTCGTATCGAATCGGATCGCATCCTCGCGAAGGGGCAAAACGTGCAGCTTCGCATTCAGTTCGCCGAAGAGAGCCCCTTCGAAGCGGGCGGGCGAGTCCGTTGGACGCGACCGAGGGCCTCGAACGGCGACGGGCGTACGGGGGGCGGGTTCAGCGGTATCGCGCTCGAAAGCGTCTCACCGCACGACACGCAGCGGCTGAAGTGTCTCTTGGGCTCCCAGGATTTCGACCTAAACCTCGACAGACAGTTCGACGATTTTCTGGAGGCACTCCGTCCGCAACTCCGGAAGCTGGGGGACGCGCTCGCGATGCGCTGCGGCAGGGGAAACGGTCGTAGAGGCTGA
- a CDS encoding FAD-dependent oxidoreductase: MAEGSAGTESTPLRVAIIGAGPTGFYTAEHLFKQKDLVVEIDLFDRLPTPFGLVRGGVAPDHQKIKSVTKAYDRIAAHPRFRYFGYVEFGTDLTLEDVKKHYHQVVFTVGAQIDRSMGIPGEDLPRSHAATEFVAWYNGHPDYREREFDLSQEAVAVVGVGNVAVDVCRILCRSKEELEKTDVADYALEALAASRVNTVYMLGRRGPAQAAFTNPEIKELGEMEVADIWVPEEDARLDETSKAFLERNPDSSADRKVEILQQYAAEKRSGKAKKLVLRFCVSPTELLAGEDGGVGAVRLVKNELYLDSRGGIRPRATDEVEEIPAGLVFRSVGYYGVALPGVPFREDWGVIPNEKGRVVEQATGEHLAGQYCAGWIKRGPSGVIGTNKPDALETVKCMLEDLDRGVHFDPELPSVDAARRLVEERKPSFFSYDDWKKLDALEIERAAGTERPRLKFTSVEEMQAALSR, encoded by the coding sequence ATGGCGGAAGGCTCTGCGGGTACGGAATCGACTCCACTCCGAGTTGCGATTATCGGCGCCGGTCCCACCGGCTTCTACACGGCCGAGCACCTGTTCAAACAAAAGGATCTCGTCGTAGAGATCGACTTGTTCGACCGGCTTCCCACGCCGTTCGGCCTCGTCCGTGGCGGGGTCGCTCCCGATCACCAGAAGATCAAGTCGGTTACCAAGGCCTACGATCGAATCGCCGCCCATCCGCGGTTTCGATATTTCGGCTACGTGGAGTTCGGCACTGATTTGACGCTCGAGGATGTGAAGAAGCATTACCATCAGGTGGTTTTCACCGTCGGGGCGCAGATCGACCGCAGCATGGGTATTCCCGGCGAAGACTTGCCGCGAAGCCACGCGGCGACCGAGTTCGTCGCCTGGTACAACGGCCATCCCGATTACCGCGAACGGGAGTTCGATCTCTCCCAGGAGGCAGTCGCCGTCGTCGGTGTCGGAAACGTGGCCGTCGATGTCTGCCGGATTCTCTGCCGGAGTAAGGAAGAGCTCGAGAAAACCGATGTCGCCGATTACGCTCTGGAGGCCCTCGCGGCGTCCCGGGTGAACACCGTCTACATGCTGGGTCGTCGCGGACCCGCCCAGGCCGCCTTCACGAATCCGGAAATCAAAGAGCTTGGTGAGATGGAGGTCGCCGACATCTGGGTGCCGGAAGAGGACGCTCGTCTCGACGAGACGTCGAAGGCTTTTCTGGAACGGAACCCCGACAGTTCGGCCGATCGCAAGGTCGAGATCCTTCAGCAATACGCCGCGGAGAAGCGATCAGGAAAGGCCAAGAAGCTGGTCCTGCGGTTCTGTGTCTCGCCAACCGAGCTCCTCGCGGGCGAGGACGGGGGGGTCGGCGCCGTTCGACTCGTGAAGAACGAGCTCTACCTCGACTCGAGGGGAGGCATACGACCGCGAGCGACCGATGAGGTCGAAGAGATTCCCGCCGGTCTCGTGTTCCGTTCGGTGGGGTATTATGGCGTGGCCCTGCCCGGCGTGCCCTTCCGAGAGGACTGGGGCGTAATCCCCAACGAGAAGGGACGCGTGGTGGAGCAAGCGACCGGGGAGCACCTCGCCGGCCAGTACTGCGCCGGCTGGATCAAGCGCGGGCCATCGGGAGTAATCGGAACGAACAAGCCCGACGCCCTCGAGACCGTGAAATGCATGCTCGAAGATCTCGATAGAGGCGTGCATTTCGACCCCGAGCTCCCGTCGGTGGATGCGGCCCGGAGGCTCGTCGAGGAGCGAAAGCCGAGCTTCTTCTCGTACGACGACTGGAAGAAGCTCGATGCCCTCGAGATCGAACGAGCCGCCGGCACCGAGCGGCCGCGGCTGAAATTCACCTCCGTCGAGGAGATGCAAGCGGCTCTCAGCCGGTAG
- a CDS encoding sigma-70 family RNA polymerase sigma factor has product MGAADEELLSRYLDGDERAFEELVVRYEARVRNLVIRLLKDYSLAEDVAQETFLTVHRRARNFRGSGTFRSWLFRIAINRAQDELRRRNRRREVELERDRPWPEPAARTHEGLDARWDTARALDALRPEHRLAIVLREVEGLSYREIAETLGWPLGTVQARIHRGRLELRALLEEKDALPRR; this is encoded by the coding sequence ATGGGCGCCGCCGATGAGGAGCTCCTCTCACGCTACCTCGACGGCGACGAGCGGGCTTTCGAGGAGCTGGTCGTCCGCTACGAAGCGCGGGTCCGCAATCTGGTCATACGCCTGCTCAAGGACTATTCGCTGGCCGAGGACGTCGCTCAGGAGACGTTTCTCACCGTGCATCGGCGGGCGAGGAACTTCCGGGGTTCGGGGACGTTCCGGAGCTGGCTCTTTCGTATCGCGATCAACCGGGCCCAGGACGAGCTCCGTCGTCGAAACCGTCGTCGCGAAGTGGAGCTCGAGCGCGACCGCCCGTGGCCCGAGCCGGCGGCGAGAACTCATGAGGGTCTCGATGCGCGATGGGACACGGCGCGAGCACTGGATGCACTCAGGCCCGAGCACCGGCTCGCGATCGTGTTGAGGGAGGTCGAGGGTTTGAGCTATCGAGAAATCGCCGAAACGCTCGGCTGGCCTTTGGGCACGGTTCAGGCGCGCATTCATCGGGGCCGTCTCGAGCTTCGGGCCCTGCTGGAGGAAAAAGATGCTCTGCCGCGACGATGA
- the queG gene encoding tRNA epoxyqueuosine(34) reductase QueG has product MTDPWVLRRAILDRGIELGFSKIGLAPARLHDAAPRLQEWLERGYAGEMRYMGRSPDRRTDAGSSLRRAETVVCCALNYYLGAPGPAPANRGVISAYARGEDYHRVLGEKLDALARFIERRAGVVTRRYVDTGPLLEKTYAAAAGLGWLGKHSNLLSRDGSSWFFLGEILVPLELPLDTPTPDHCGTCTRCIDACPTRAIVQPYVVDSRLCISYLTIELRGYIPRELRPLIGNRIYGCDDCQDVCPWNRFAKRSEEARFFPREPLSTMDLVSMLRMSREEFQQATRGSAIRRARYAGFLRNVAVALGNSGATEAVPPLVQALSHEEPLVRGHAAWALGALGADEASSELLDALGREEEAPVREEIQWALTALAG; this is encoded by the coding sequence GTGACCGATCCGTGGGTGCTGAGACGAGCGATCTTGGACCGGGGAATCGAGCTCGGTTTTTCGAAGATCGGTCTTGCTCCGGCTCGGCTCCACGACGCAGCCCCGAGACTACAGGAATGGCTCGAGCGGGGTTATGCGGGTGAGATGCGGTACATGGGACGAAGCCCGGACAGACGGACGGATGCAGGATCGAGCCTTCGCCGCGCCGAAACGGTCGTGTGTTGTGCGCTCAACTATTATCTGGGCGCTCCGGGACCGGCGCCCGCCAACCGGGGAGTGATTTCCGCCTATGCCCGGGGCGAGGACTACCATCGGGTGCTCGGGGAGAAGCTCGACGCGCTCGCGCGTTTCATCGAACGACGCGCCGGGGTGGTGACTCGTCGCTACGTCGACACCGGCCCTCTCCTCGAAAAAACCTACGCCGCGGCCGCGGGGCTCGGGTGGCTCGGAAAGCACTCGAATCTCCTTTCCCGCGATGGGAGCTCCTGGTTCTTTCTCGGCGAGATCCTCGTTCCGCTGGAGTTGCCCCTCGACACCCCGACACCGGATCACTGCGGGACCTGCACCCGTTGCATCGATGCTTGCCCGACGCGGGCCATCGTGCAGCCTTACGTCGTCGACAGCCGTCTCTGCATCTCGTACCTCACGATCGAGCTGAGAGGCTACATCCCCCGTGAGCTCAGACCTCTCATTGGCAACCGCATCTACGGCTGCGATGACTGTCAGGACGTCTGCCCCTGGAACCGGTTCGCCAAGAGGAGCGAAGAGGCCAGGTTCTTTCCACGTGAGCCTCTGTCGACGATGGACCTCGTCTCGATGCTGCGCATGAGCCGCGAGGAGTTCCAGCAAGCGACGAGGGGAAGCGCCATCAGACGAGCCCGGTACGCGGGGTTCTTGCGGAACGTGGCCGTGGCGCTGGGAAACAGCGGGGCGACCGAAGCAGTTCCTCCGCTCGTCCAAGCCCTCTCCCACGAGGAGCCTCTGGTGCGCGGCCACGCGGCCTGGGCCCTCGGTGCCCTCGGGGCCGATGAGGCCTCGAGTGAGCTTTTGGATGCTCTCGGGAGAGAGGAAGAGGCCCCAGTGCGCGAGGAGATCCAATGGGCGCTCACAGCACTCGCAGGGTGA
- a CDS encoding zf-HC2 domain-containing protein, with protein sequence MLCRDDEKISAWIDAELSQEEAERVAIHVERCSTCRELASSFRSLREGLGLEVEPDPGFVVRFRERRDEPLWKWRRVGLRLLPFAAGALVAALITVWAAAQQETDLTVLEREAIGNDTVFARATPEPVLLIALEPFPGEVP encoded by the coding sequence ATGCTCTGCCGCGACGATGAGAAGATCTCGGCGTGGATCGACGCCGAGCTCTCGCAGGAGGAAGCCGAAAGAGTCGCAATCCACGTGGAACGGTGCTCTACTTGCCGAGAGCTGGCGTCGTCCTTTCGTTCGTTGCGAGAGGGGCTCGGTCTCGAGGTCGAGCCCGATCCGGGGTTCGTCGTCCGTTTCCGTGAGAGGCGAGACGAGCCGTTGTGGAAGTGGCGCCGCGTCGGCCTGCGGCTCCTGCCGTTCGCCGCGGGAGCTCTCGTCGCCGCATTGATCACGGTCTGGGCCGCCGCACAGCAGGAGACCGACTTGACGGTGCTGGAACGAGAGGCGATCGGGAACGACACGGTGTTCGCCCGGGCGACCCCCGAGCCGGTGCTGCTCATCGCTCTCGAGCCGTTTCCCGGGGAGGTGCCATGA